One part of the Raphanus sativus cultivar WK10039 chromosome 7, ASM80110v3, whole genome shotgun sequence genome encodes these proteins:
- the LOC108816477 gene encoding uncharacterized protein LOC108816477, which produces MIPMANSYNFLADLRAGICLNTAEVRLLRLWEAENINRGEQLMSMKILLIDETCKLYLNGPSATRVFFDCETAVGKDAFERMRLRDCQVVGQTRKGLHQRWSTLKRLNPSQSLILTSLY; this is translated from the exons ATGATTCCGATGGCGAATTCATACAATTTTCTTGCTGATTTGAGAGCCGGGATATGCTTAAACACTGCAGAGGTCCGACTCTTGAGGCTTTGGGAAGCCGAAAACATCAACAGAGGGGAGCAACTGATGAGCATGAAGATTTTATTGATTGATGAAACAT GTAAGCTTTATCTCAATGGCCCATCTGCCACCCGTGTGTTCTTTGACTGTGAGACTGCTGTAGGAAAGGATGCGTTTGAGAGGATGCGTTTGAGAG ACTGCCAGGTGGTGGGACAGACCAGGAAGGGTCTTCATCAAAGGTGGTCCACGCTCAAAAGATTGAACCCCTCACAATCGCTGATCTTAACCAGTTTGTATTAA